Proteins encoded by one window of Nitrincola iocasae:
- a CDS encoding DUF3047 domain-containing protein: MSTFALQPPIAILTLSLLISPLFASEQPPAFSQTGLNGWETESFQGQTDYQIVRAGDQPVLYAQARQTASGLGWEGEPDLQRTPWLHWCWWVSNTYPGVDETRKAGDDYPARVYAVASTGFFRWQVQAINYVWASEQPKGSDWPNAFTSRARLLALQSGDAQLHRWVAESRHLIDDFKRYFDNPDPQIQALALMTDADNAGLEASAGYSDLVLSTSAEHPGCPTAPPDNS, translated from the coding sequence ATGTCGACTTTTGCACTCCAGCCACCCATAGCAATACTGACACTCAGCCTTCTAATCAGCCCGTTATTCGCCAGTGAACAGCCACCCGCTTTTTCCCAGACCGGGCTGAATGGCTGGGAGACAGAAAGCTTTCAAGGTCAGACGGATTATCAGATAGTGCGGGCCGGTGATCAGCCGGTGCTCTATGCCCAGGCCCGACAAACTGCGTCAGGGCTGGGCTGGGAAGGTGAACCTGACTTGCAACGCACACCCTGGTTGCACTGGTGCTGGTGGGTTAGCAATACCTATCCCGGTGTTGATGAAACCCGCAAAGCCGGTGATGATTATCCGGCCAGAGTATATGCCGTGGCCTCAACAGGCTTTTTCCGTTGGCAGGTACAGGCTATCAACTATGTCTGGGCCAGTGAGCAACCTAAGGGCAGTGACTGGCCTAATGCCTTTACGTCACGCGCCCGTCTGCTGGCCCTGCAGTCTGGTGATGCACAGCTGCATCGCTGGGTTGCTGAAAGCCGCCATCTGATCGACGACTTCAAGCGTTACTTTGACAACCCGGATCCGCAGATTCAGGCGCTGGCACTGATGACCGATGCTGATAATGCCGGACTGGAGGCCAGTGCCGGGTATTCTGATCTTGTGCTCAGCACCAGTGCCGAGCATCCTGGCTGCCCGACAGCACCTCCGGACAACAGCTAA
- a CDS encoding metallophosphoesterase family protein: MNNLVAGRSCPLDYRYRPEEIAAMPAAFSCKVLYVVGGLYGNPFALKALKQLVAKEPGARVVFNGDFHWFDADAYWFTTIQQGVQAFDALAGNVEKELARIENLAGCGCAYPESVDQALVERSNRIFQRLKQQMPQEGTMRDALKALPLFMKVQVGGRPVALVHGDATSLAGWGFAVDGIDEPERQARIQTWLQAAGVDAFASSHTCQPVCRRYPEGVVINNGAAGMPNFADGLYGVVTRIATRSGLLDPLYQSEYQGLRYQAVPLHFDAKAWQAWFLSYWPEGSDAYVSYWNRISQGTSLSREGADLWV, translated from the coding sequence GTGAATAACCTGGTTGCCGGGCGTAGCTGTCCGCTGGATTATCGCTACCGCCCTGAAGAAATTGCGGCAATGCCTGCGGCGTTTTCCTGTAAGGTGCTTTATGTAGTGGGGGGCCTCTATGGTAATCCGTTTGCACTCAAGGCCTTGAAACAACTGGTGGCAAAGGAGCCTGGCGCCCGTGTGGTGTTCAATGGTGACTTTCACTGGTTTGATGCAGATGCATACTGGTTTACCACAATTCAGCAAGGCGTACAGGCTTTTGATGCGCTGGCCGGTAATGTGGAAAAAGAGCTGGCAAGAATCGAGAACCTTGCTGGCTGCGGGTGTGCTTATCCAGAGTCAGTGGATCAGGCCTTGGTAGAGCGCTCCAATCGTATCTTTCAACGCCTTAAGCAACAGATGCCACAGGAAGGCACTATGCGTGATGCATTGAAGGCGTTGCCCCTGTTTATGAAAGTACAGGTGGGTGGTCGTCCGGTAGCACTGGTACATGGTGATGCGACGTCCCTGGCTGGCTGGGGGTTTGCTGTTGATGGCATAGATGAACCTGAACGCCAGGCCAGGATTCAGACTTGGCTGCAGGCGGCTGGTGTGGATGCGTTTGCTTCGTCACACACCTGCCAGCCGGTATGCAGGCGTTATCCTGAAGGTGTGGTTATCAATAATGGTGCGGCGGGTATGCCCAATTTTGCCGATGGGCTGTATGGCGTAGTGACGCGGATCGCTACGCGGTCAGGCCTGCTTGACCCTTTATATCAGTCAGAATACCAGGGGTTGCGCTATCAGGCCGTTCCGCTGCATTTTGATGCCAAAGCCTGGCAGGCGTGGTTTCTTTCATATTGGCCAGAAGGCTCTGATGCTTATGTGTCCTACTGGAACAGGATTAGCCAGGGAACGTCACTGTCCCGGGAAGGTGCGGATCTATGGGTATGA
- a CDS encoding ABC transporter ATP-binding protein, which translates to MPAPTSSPEYIKIRHAHRQFTTPEGCSINALDDISLSIAQSEFITLLGPSGCGKTTLLKIVAGFESLDSGDILLDGQSIIHQPAHKRPVNTVFQSYALFPHMTVGDNVGYGLDIARVNKTERNKRVAEALDMVGLAGIEKRLPSQLSGGQQQRVALARAIINRPKLLLLDEPLSALDKNLRLKMQLELKNLQTELGICFIFVTHDQEEALTMSDRIVVLNGGKIEQVGTPDAIYHTPQTQFVANFIGESNLFEGTVINKTENGIDVNCNGLVIHSQDTSHEVGDDVELLLRPEHLSLTPITDQESPQAQLTMKLTQTVFIGSDYQLHGVLKNGIALSALTRKTNQPLIKGNEISLYYQISALHTIPPENKYNKGRI; encoded by the coding sequence ATGCCAGCACCCACTTCATCACCTGAATATATAAAAATTCGTCATGCGCATCGTCAGTTCACTACACCTGAAGGCTGCTCTATTAACGCCTTGGATGATATTAGTTTATCGATTGCACAAAGCGAGTTTATTACCTTATTAGGTCCATCAGGATGCGGCAAAACAACCTTATTAAAAATCGTAGCTGGATTTGAATCACTAGACAGCGGTGATATTCTTTTGGATGGACAGTCGATTATTCACCAACCCGCTCACAAGCGTCCAGTTAATACCGTATTTCAATCTTACGCACTCTTCCCGCATATGACCGTTGGAGATAACGTCGGTTACGGTTTAGACATCGCTAGAGTCAATAAAACTGAACGCAATAAACGCGTTGCAGAAGCACTTGATATGGTGGGGTTAGCAGGAATCGAAAAACGCCTTCCTTCACAACTCTCAGGTGGTCAGCAACAACGTGTTGCCCTGGCTCGCGCCATTATTAATCGTCCTAAATTACTACTGCTGGATGAACCGCTTTCCGCATTAGACAAAAACCTGCGTCTAAAAATGCAACTTGAGCTCAAAAACCTACAAACCGAACTCGGTATCTGTTTCATCTTTGTCACCCACGACCAGGAAGAAGCACTGACCATGTCTGATCGAATTGTGGTGCTCAATGGTGGAAAAATAGAACAAGTAGGTACACCCGATGCAATATACCATACCCCACAGACGCAGTTTGTGGCTAATTTTATCGGCGAAAGTAATCTCTTTGAAGGCACTGTAATCAATAAAACCGAAAATGGCATAGACGTAAACTGTAACGGTTTAGTCATCCACAGCCAAGACACTTCCCATGAAGTTGGTGATGATGTTGAGCTGTTATTAAGACCTGAGCACCTATCTCTAACCCCAATTACTGATCAGGAAAGTCCTCAAGCACAACTGACCATGAAATTGACTCAGACTGTGTTTATCGGCAGCGATTACCAGTTGCATGGTGTACTTAAAAATGGCATAGCACTTTCCGCTTTAACCAGAAAAACCAATCAACCTTTAATAAAAGGTAATGAAATATCGCTGTATTATCAAATCAGTGCATTACACACGATACCACCAGAAAATAAATATAATAAGGGGCGGATATGA
- a CDS encoding ABC transporter permease — translation MMKKQTPLGHLLSVYSVFFFVFLYAPVMLIVIYSFNANPVNIMIWDGFTLDWYRSIFGAETSLADSSSYVDSTSQLLNALLNSLIVASSATLIATLLGTSTAVALARYRFKLHSFYRLLLFVPMVMPDIVLGIALLIFFVGAGFTLGSNTIIIGHCTFLTSYVFIVVSARLAGMNPLTEAASADLGANEWQTFRRVTLPLILPGVIGGALLSFIISMDDLVITYFISGVDSTTLPVFILGMIRRGIKPEINAIATLMLLFSVVVASAGIYFKSKNTTTH, via the coding sequence ATGATGAAAAAACAAACGCCTTTAGGTCACTTACTATCCGTTTACAGTGTGTTCTTTTTTGTCTTCCTCTACGCACCGGTAATGCTGATTGTGATTTATTCATTTAACGCCAATCCAGTTAACATTATGATCTGGGATGGTTTCACCCTGGATTGGTACCGTAGTATTTTTGGCGCAGAAACTAGCTTAGCCGATTCTTCCAGCTATGTGGACTCAACCAGTCAACTGCTCAATGCGCTTTTGAACAGTCTTATTGTTGCATCCAGCGCTACCCTTATTGCCACGTTGCTAGGAACAAGCACTGCAGTCGCCCTGGCACGCTATCGCTTTAAACTGCATTCGTTTTATCGTCTGTTACTGTTTGTACCTATGGTCATGCCCGATATCGTTTTGGGCATCGCCCTGCTGATTTTCTTCGTTGGTGCCGGTTTTACTCTAGGCAGCAACACTATCATTATCGGTCATTGTACGTTTCTTACCAGCTATGTATTTATAGTCGTCAGTGCTCGACTCGCTGGCATGAACCCCCTCACAGAAGCGGCGTCTGCGGATCTTGGGGCGAATGAATGGCAGACTTTCCGACGCGTTACTTTGCCATTAATTTTGCCTGGCGTGATCGGCGGTGCGTTATTAAGCTTTATCATTTCCATGGATGATCTGGTCATTACTTATTTTATTAGTGGCGTCGACTCAACCACGCTACCTGTTTTCATTCTTGGCATGATCCGCCGCGGTATTAAACCCGAGATTAACGCCATTGCGACACTGATGCTGCTATTTTCCGTGGTCGTCGCCTCGGCGGGTATTTACTTCAAATCTAAAAACACCACTACACACTAA
- a CDS encoding ABC transporter permease produces the protein MKLLKASRKQLMLLALLAPTSLFLLIFFIGPLLIMFTYSFLQPGLYGGIEWNFYHWNYGRIFGWADGFYEEFDSVYLQILLRSIGLALITVICTLCICYPVAFWVSTLSRRKKSLCIFLITLPFFASMVVRLYAWVLILRNSGFANQFLQATGIITEPLNLMFTGTAVIIGMIYIFIPFMFLPIYSSVEKLDKNLLQASEDLGATPLTTFRKVIFPLTLPGIVAGCILVFIPSVGNFVVPDLLGGAKVLMIGNMVEQQFLYARNWPFGATLSMVIIFMMLIILSFYLYKSARSQAAL, from the coding sequence ATGAAGTTATTGAAGGCCTCTCGGAAGCAGTTAATGCTGCTCGCTTTACTTGCACCAACCAGCCTATTTTTACTGATATTCTTTATTGGTCCCTTGTTGATCATGTTCACTTATAGCTTTTTACAACCCGGTTTATATGGGGGTATTGAATGGAATTTCTATCACTGGAACTATGGCAGAATCTTTGGCTGGGCGGATGGTTTTTACGAAGAGTTTGACTCTGTATATTTACAAATATTGTTACGATCAATCGGTCTGGCACTTATCACCGTAATTTGTACTTTATGCATTTGCTACCCCGTGGCTTTTTGGGTTTCAACCTTATCAAGAAGAAAAAAGTCCCTATGTATATTTTTGATAACCTTACCATTTTTCGCCAGCATGGTAGTTCGACTCTATGCTTGGGTATTGATACTACGTAACTCGGGCTTCGCAAATCAGTTCTTACAAGCAACGGGTATTATCACTGAACCCTTGAATCTTATGTTTACAGGTACGGCTGTTATCATTGGTATGATCTATATTTTCATTCCATTTATGTTTCTACCCATTTACTCCAGTGTTGAAAAGCTCGATAAAAATCTACTTCAAGCCTCTGAAGACCTAGGCGCTACACCTTTAACTACCTTTCGAAAAGTTATTTTCCCCTTAACGCTACCTGGTATTGTGGCTGGCTGTATTTTGGTTTTTATCCCCAGCGTTGGCAACTTTGTCGTACCTGATCTGCTCGGTGGTGCCAAAGTATTAATGATAGGCAATATGGTTGAACAACAATTTCTATATGCTCGCAACTGGCCATTTGGGGCGACACTTTCCATGGTGATCATATTCATGATGCTAATCATTCTGTCATTTTATTTATACAAATCAGCAAGAAGCCAAGCCGCTTTGTAG
- a CDS encoding TRAP transporter substrate-binding protein, with product MISLRNLLTAAGVASCMTLLSLPALAQDFRLGLITPPSHHWTQAAERFAEEVQTVSEGRHSVTVFPAAQLGNEAQMVQQLQTGALDMAFLTVAEISNRVPEFGALYAPYLVDDIDEAAALLQSDAAVEMFDLLPQQAGLVGIGYGMAGMRQMMSRTPVSTPADLQGKKLRITPFDPIRDFYSALNTAPTPLPLPAVYDALANRQIDAIDMDFDSILIFRFYERAEHLLISNHMMFPMVGVVSAKVWRNLDEKDQAQLAGLMKAQLDDVVETFRLQERDQEAELRALDITITEADREDFAESIAAWEAIWSEKTSSLGALRDAVESNRNP from the coding sequence ATGATCTCACTGCGCAACCTACTGACTGCCGCTGGTGTGGCATCCTGCATGACGCTGCTGTCACTGCCAGCCTTAGCGCAGGATTTTCGTTTAGGACTGATTACACCGCCGTCACACCATTGGACGCAAGCCGCCGAGCGTTTTGCCGAAGAAGTGCAGACGGTATCAGAAGGTCGGCATAGTGTAACAGTGTTTCCGGCTGCGCAGCTCGGTAATGAAGCACAAATGGTACAGCAACTGCAGACGGGTGCGCTGGACATGGCTTTCCTGACTGTTGCAGAGATTTCCAATCGCGTACCTGAGTTCGGTGCGTTGTATGCGCCTTATCTGGTTGATGATATAGATGAGGCCGCTGCTTTGCTGCAGTCTGATGCCGCTGTGGAGATGTTTGATCTACTACCACAGCAAGCTGGCCTGGTAGGTATAGGCTATGGTATGGCGGGGATGCGTCAGATGATGAGTCGCACGCCGGTGAGCACGCCAGCGGACCTGCAGGGCAAAAAGCTGCGCATTACGCCCTTTGATCCGATCCGGGATTTTTACAGTGCTTTGAATACAGCGCCAACCCCACTACCATTACCTGCCGTATATGATGCCTTGGCAAACCGCCAGATTGATGCCATCGATATGGATTTTGATTCAATTCTGATCTTCCGCTTTTATGAGCGGGCTGAGCATCTACTGATTTCCAATCACATGATGTTTCCAATGGTGGGAGTGGTATCAGCCAAGGTATGGCGCAACCTGGACGAAAAAGATCAAGCACAACTGGCTGGCTTGATGAAAGCCCAACTGGATGACGTGGTAGAGACCTTCCGTTTACAGGAGCGTGATCAGGAAGCAGAGTTGCGTGCGCTGGATATCACCATTACTGAAGCTGACCGGGAAGACTTTGCTGAGAGTATAGCGGCCTGGGAAGCTATCTGGTCAGAAAAAACCAGCAGTCTGGGTGCCCTGCGGGATGCTGTGGAAAGTAATAGAAATCCTTGA
- a CDS encoding ABC transporter ATP-binding protein — MMKRVNLFQWFEKRINPFPDEEPGQPPQGLIAFCVYFSRGIAPWLLLAALMMTCVALVEVWLFSFMGNLVNWLAEQDRDSFLATEGWKLAGMAAVIMGLPLMVLLHSLLSFQVLMGNYPMRIRWLIHRYLLKQSMHYYQEEFAGRIATKLMQTALSVRECVIKLIDVLNYVGVYFIGTLVIMGSADTRLVIPLVVWLIGYILMLRYFVPLMGKVSQRQADARSIMTGRVVDAYTNIQTVKLFSHAQRESAYARESMDGFLGTVHQQMRLVTLFNTCLYLLNSLLLLAVSGLSIWLWLNELISIGALAVALGLVLRLSGMSQWIMWEVAALFENIGTVRDGIGSISVPQQVQDKPAAPALKADKGAISFDQISFHYGQQSGVIDALSLEIKAGEKVGLVGRSGAGKSTLVNLLLRFYDLESGRILIDGQSIADVQQESLRANIGMVSQDTSLLHRSVRDNIAYSRPEASDAEVIQAATRAKADEFIPALCDAKGHTGYDAQVGERGVKLSGGQRQRIAIARVMLKDAPILILDEATSALDSEVESAIQENLYRLMEGKTVIAIAHRLSTIAAMDRLVVMDQGRIVETGSHAELLAQGGIYASLWARQSGGFLAEDVE, encoded by the coding sequence ATGATGAAGAGAGTTAATCTGTTTCAGTGGTTCGAAAAGCGTATTAATCCCTTCCCCGATGAAGAACCGGGACAACCACCCCAGGGGCTGATTGCCTTTTGTGTTTATTTCTCACGCGGGATAGCGCCCTGGTTGTTACTTGCAGCGCTGATGATGACCTGTGTTGCTCTGGTTGAGGTGTGGTTGTTCAGCTTTATGGGCAATCTGGTCAACTGGTTGGCTGAGCAAGACCGGGATTCTTTTCTAGCCACCGAGGGCTGGAAACTGGCAGGTATGGCGGCGGTGATTATGGGCCTGCCGCTGATGGTATTGCTGCATTCACTGCTGAGTTTCCAGGTACTGATGGGCAATTACCCGATGCGTATCCGCTGGCTAATACACCGCTACCTGCTGAAACAGTCGATGCACTATTACCAGGAAGAGTTCGCTGGCCGCATAGCGACCAAGCTGATGCAGACAGCGCTGTCGGTACGTGAGTGTGTGATTAAACTGATCGACGTACTTAACTATGTTGGCGTCTACTTTATTGGCACTCTGGTGATCATGGGCAGTGCGGATACCCGCTTGGTAATCCCACTGGTGGTCTGGCTGATCGGCTATATTTTGATGCTACGCTACTTTGTGCCCTTGATGGGCAAGGTGTCTCAGCGCCAGGCCGATGCCCGCTCTATCATGACCGGGCGAGTGGTAGATGCCTATACCAATATTCAAACCGTCAAACTCTTCTCTCACGCCCAGCGTGAATCGGCCTATGCCCGCGAAAGCATGGATGGCTTTCTGGGAACGGTACACCAGCAGATGCGCCTGGTCACCCTGTTTAACACCTGCCTCTACCTGCTCAATTCGCTACTGCTACTGGCCGTATCCGGGCTGAGCATCTGGCTGTGGTTGAATGAACTGATCAGTATCGGAGCGCTGGCTGTAGCGTTGGGGCTGGTGCTGCGTTTATCGGGCATGTCTCAATGGATTATGTGGGAGGTCGCCGCCCTGTTTGAAAATATCGGCACGGTCCGTGATGGTATCGGCTCCATTTCCGTACCCCAGCAAGTGCAGGACAAACCCGCTGCACCCGCACTTAAAGCTGATAAAGGGGCTATCAGTTTCGATCAGATCAGCTTTCACTATGGTCAGCAATCGGGCGTTATCGACGCACTGTCGCTGGAGATCAAAGCTGGTGAGAAAGTGGGCCTGGTCGGCCGCTCCGGAGCAGGCAAATCTACACTGGTGAATCTGCTGCTGCGTTTTTATGATCTGGAAAGCGGACGCATTCTGATCGATGGTCAATCCATTGCCGATGTGCAGCAGGAGTCCTTGCGCGCCAATATCGGCATGGTCAGCCAGGACACCTCCCTGCTGCACCGTTCGGTGCGTGACAATATCGCCTACAGCCGTCCCGAGGCCAGTGATGCTGAGGTGATTCAAGCCGCTACACGCGCTAAAGCCGATGAGTTTATTCCAGCCCTATGCGATGCCAAAGGTCACACTGGCTATGATGCCCAGGTTGGCGAGCGCGGTGTCAAACTCTCCGGTGGCCAGCGCCAGCGCATCGCCATTGCTCGCGTGATGCTCAAGGATGCCCCTATTCTGATTCTGGATGAAGCCACCTCGGCGCTCGACTCTGAAGTAGAGTCTGCGATTCAGGAAAATCTCTACCGGCTGATGGAAGGCAAAACCGTAATCGCCATCGCCCACCGCCTGTCGACCATTGCCGCCATGGATCGCTTAGTCGTGATGGACCAGGGTCGTATTGTTGAAACAGGCAGCCATGCTGAACTGCTGGCACAAGGCGGCATCTATGCCTCGTTATGGGCACGACAGTCGGGTGGGTTTCTGGCAGAGGATGTGGAGTAA
- a CDS encoding MurR/RpiR family transcriptional regulator, protein MKNTFSSKPEYIATTTAQKIQEWIPQVSKSEARVAQFILLNLDQISYETGASIAEKAAVSQITVSRFLKRAGYQGISALKEELQKEFIPIEANESQRLSSDFFYKDNLKQELKSMVRLYEQFETEHWESLVSCVSAATRVYVTGFQSIRGTAEDFSRRLSLARDRVQYLSPHDGMLGEWLEDKNRTRKGYDTLIILDVVPYASEGRKLCEVAVEKGIQIVILSDEFCHWASEYNAHVIYFKSKSGLFLESTWGLVLTTNMLIDAVSRRNPNSDARIKRWQDMAKRLDLF, encoded by the coding sequence ATGAAAAATACGTTTTCTTCAAAACCGGAATACATCGCGACGACGACGGCACAGAAGATTCAGGAATGGATTCCTCAAGTGTCTAAATCAGAGGCTCGAGTAGCACAGTTTATATTGCTTAACCTGGATCAAATTAGTTACGAAACGGGGGCTTCAATTGCTGAAAAAGCGGCCGTAAGCCAAATTACAGTCAGCCGATTTTTAAAGCGGGCTGGCTATCAAGGGATTTCGGCGCTCAAAGAGGAGCTGCAAAAAGAGTTCATTCCGATTGAAGCTAATGAAAGTCAGCGATTGTCATCAGACTTTTTTTATAAAGACAATCTAAAGCAAGAATTAAAAAGTATGGTGCGCTTATACGAGCAATTTGAAACGGAACACTGGGAGAGTCTGGTGAGTTGCGTTAGCGCGGCAACCCGAGTGTATGTAACTGGTTTTCAGTCTATACGTGGAACCGCTGAAGATTTTTCACGGCGTTTATCACTGGCTCGTGATCGAGTGCAGTACCTATCCCCACATGACGGCATGCTGGGGGAGTGGTTGGAGGATAAGAACCGAACGCGAAAAGGATACGATACCCTGATTATTTTGGATGTTGTCCCCTATGCCTCAGAAGGTAGAAAGTTGTGCGAGGTCGCTGTCGAAAAAGGCATTCAAATCGTGATACTAAGTGATGAATTTTGCCATTGGGCGAGTGAATACAATGCCCATGTCATTTATTTTAAGTCCAAATCAGGATTGTTTTTAGAATCGACCTGGGGACTCGTATTAACAACAAACATGTTGATTGATGCAGTTTCTCGGCGCAACCCAAACAGCGATGCCCGAATTAAACGTTGGCAAGATATGGCAAAGCGTTTAGATCTTTTTTAG
- a CDS encoding sodium:solute symporter family transporter yields the protein MMITSAFQVALLLSVLLAVAGMSWWVAPRVTTAEGFFRGQEPGYVPGVWTLTLSQVTTWIFARSLMNAALLGYFFGIAGTLAYAVYYGSFLTGWLIIDRLRFVHGYSNIQGFFSERFGRMGVVCYNLLVSLRLLSEVFANLLVVGIVFGVAGSGAYNLAILAVAGITLVYSLKGGLSASLKTDVQQMLILLAVLLVLLVMLISHSQFDLPALLVSSPGWGSPGWILLLVALLQVISYPLHDPVMMDRGFLADRDTTRKSFIQAFWISTAFIILFGLLGVFAGLHRQGEEELMVTMQRLLGMPAIFLLGLALIVSAASTLDSTLSSASKLAIVDMGMGRIHPNRGRVAMLLFMLGGLFMVYFGTRDLYAAVAVSGTASLFLTPIIIFCIWMNRRVAQWSFLINFLFAVGGSVIYFLETSGYVNWIGSWTGVEHDYSKLLILTLVILTVGLVSFWWGLERE from the coding sequence ATGATGATCACTTCCGCTTTTCAGGTGGCCTTATTGCTATCGGTGTTGCTGGCTGTTGCAGGGATGAGTTGGTGGGTGGCTCCCCGAGTTACTACTGCAGAGGGTTTTTTTCGAGGGCAGGAGCCGGGGTATGTGCCCGGTGTCTGGACCCTGACGTTGTCACAGGTAACTACCTGGATTTTTGCGCGCTCACTGATGAATGCCGCTTTGCTGGGGTACTTTTTCGGCATAGCCGGTACCCTGGCCTATGCGGTCTATTATGGCTCGTTTCTGACGGGTTGGTTGATTATCGACCGGCTGCGTTTTGTGCACGGCTATTCGAATATTCAAGGGTTTTTCAGTGAGCGTTTTGGGCGTATGGGGGTGGTGTGTTACAACCTGCTGGTGTCTTTGCGCCTGTTGTCAGAGGTGTTTGCCAACCTGTTGGTGGTGGGTATTGTATTCGGTGTCGCCGGTTCCGGTGCTTATAATCTGGCCATACTGGCGGTAGCAGGAATTACGCTTGTGTATTCACTCAAGGGTGGTCTAAGCGCATCGCTGAAAACTGATGTACAGCAGATGCTGATTTTACTGGCTGTGCTGCTGGTGCTGCTGGTCATGCTGATCAGTCATTCGCAGTTTGATCTACCGGCATTGCTGGTCAGTTCACCGGGGTGGGGCAGTCCTGGCTGGATTTTGCTGTTGGTGGCGCTGTTGCAGGTGATCAGCTATCCCTTGCATGACCCGGTGATGATGGATCGAGGCTTTCTGGCCGATCGTGATACGACTCGCAAGAGCTTTATTCAAGCCTTCTGGATTTCCACAGCATTCATTATTTTATTTGGGCTGCTGGGCGTGTTTGCCGGGTTACATCGCCAGGGTGAAGAGGAGTTGATGGTTACCATGCAACGCTTGCTGGGTATGCCTGCTATCTTCCTGCTGGGGCTTGCACTGATTGTTTCAGCGGCCTCGACCCTGGATTCGACGCTTTCCAGTGCCTCAAAACTTGCCATTGTTGATATGGGGATGGGGAGAATCCATCCGAACAGAGGGCGTGTGGCGATGCTGCTGTTTATGCTGGGTGGGCTGTTTATGGTCTATTTTGGCACCCGGGATCTATACGCTGCGGTTGCCGTCAGTGGAACCGCCTCCCTGTTTCTGACCCCCATCATTATTTTCTGTATCTGGATGAACCGGCGGGTTGCCCAGTGGAGTTTTCTGATCAATTTCCTGTTTGCTGTGGGCGGGTCGGTGATTTATTTCCTGGAAACTTCCGGTTATGTGAACTGGATCGGCAGTTGGACGGGGGTTGAGCATGATTACAGTAAACTGTTGATACTGACACTGGTGATTTTAACGGTCGGTCTGGTCAGTTTCTGGTGGGGGTTGGAGCGTGAATAA
- a CDS encoding polyamine ABC transporter substrate-binding protein — MKQLFSLKSRHKVKITVALTSIAITSLGFVHTASATETLNIYNWGEYINPEVLTRFTEETGIQVKLDTYSSNEEMLAKLQAGATGYDIVFPSVHMQDIMAKLDLLEKTDINQYSGFENIDRSFLTAESDPNGEYCLPYAWGTVGILYNKNLTPDLSSWEDFFELPGEGKNIAMLDDMREVISVGLIANGKSVNTTDRDDLESAQEYIIQQKDNISAFTYDSIPMVQSGDIAAAQWYVGAMLYVFDNPDELAYVIPEEGATMYQENMCVLKRAPNKTNAKKFMEFFTQPEIAALNTRQQTNGTMNTEAIELLPDSLRNNPSINPPEDVKAKLQLFKELGEGIRLYDRVWTRIRTS, encoded by the coding sequence ATGAAACAGTTATTTTCTTTAAAAAGTCGTCACAAGGTAAAAATAACAGTGGCTTTAACAAGCATTGCAATCACCTCTCTCGGCTTTGTTCACACGGCTTCGGCCACGGAAACACTTAACATCTATAACTGGGGGGAATACATAAATCCAGAGGTGTTAACACGCTTCACCGAAGAAACCGGCATCCAGGTTAAATTAGACACCTACTCGTCAAACGAGGAAATGCTTGCCAAACTACAGGCGGGTGCAACGGGATACGACATTGTTTTCCCTTCTGTGCATATGCAAGACATTATGGCAAAGCTAGACCTGCTTGAAAAAACCGATATAAATCAATACTCAGGTTTTGAAAATATTGACAGGAGCTTTTTAACTGCAGAGTCTGACCCGAATGGTGAATACTGCCTACCCTATGCGTGGGGAACAGTAGGAATACTGTACAACAAAAATCTAACACCTGATTTGAGCTCATGGGAAGATTTTTTTGAACTACCAGGTGAAGGCAAAAATATCGCCATGTTGGATGATATGAGAGAAGTAATCAGTGTCGGATTGATCGCGAATGGAAAAAGCGTAAACACAACCGATCGCGATGATTTAGAATCTGCTCAGGAATATATCATTCAGCAAAAAGACAACATTTCTGCTTTTACTTACGACAGTATCCCCATGGTGCAATCCGGTGATATTGCTGCCGCCCAATGGTATGTCGGAGCAATGCTCTATGTATTCGATAACCCAGATGAATTGGCTTACGTCATTCCTGAAGAAGGCGCCACCATGTATCAGGAAAATATGTGCGTCTTGAAACGAGCGCCTAATAAAACCAATGCCAAGAAATTTATGGAGTTTTTTACCCAACCTGAAATTGCTGCTTTAAATACCAGACAACAAACCAATGGCACTATGAATACCGAGGCCATCGAACTATTGCCAGATAGCTTGCGTAACAACCCAAGCATTAACCCACCTGAAGACGTTAAAGCCAAGCTGCAACTATTCAAAGAGTTAGGTGAAGGCATCAGGCTGTATGACCGTGTGTGGACCAGAATACGCACATCGTAA